The window TCGGATGCCCTGATTGATTTAGCTATTGCTCTTCCATCGGCTGCTACAGGAGCTGCAAAGCTTAGTCAAAAGCTCGTTAATAAATCACTAACTGATTTCATTAAAGATGAGACCGCGGATGCTATAAAGGAATCAATAGTATCAGAGATTGGAGATGCGTTGAGTAATTCTTCATTAGATATTCCCAAAGAACTGTCTAATGCTGTTGGTGGGGAAGTAGCTGATCGTTAAAAAGAAATGGCTGAAAGTGGAAAACTAGACCTTGAAAACTTGGAGGCAGATGCTCTGGAGAGCTTGCTCGATGACTTGATAAAAAAGAGTTGGAAGCATCGTTGCGAAGGAGTTGCAAGACGATCAAGTAGTTTTAAGATGCCGTTCTCAGTGAAGGAAAAAATTTTAAATATTATGGCTCGTTTAAGGAATTTCCTCGTCTTACTCGTTGGTTTTTTGGGCTTTTTAAGCTCTAGCGCGAGTAACTTGGGTAGCGTCTCTCTGGAAGATGAATACCTCACGAAATACCTGAAGCATGAACCGAGTAGATATGTTTTATCATTGGCCTGTCGGTATAAGAAAATTGATGATGCACTTCCTAAGCCCGAAGAAGCTTGGTTTGTTTTAAAATATGTCGGATCACTTCATGTCGTCGGGGAGTATAAGGAGTCGGTTCGAATCTTGAGTCGGTTTACTAGTGAGCAGAAAGAATTATTAGCGAGTCATCCTCGGATTAAAGATGTTGCTTACACGTTACTAGCACACGCTTATGCAAATTCAGGACTAGATGATTTGGCATATCAATCTCTTGATGAGGTTCGTTTTGAGAAACCTTCTTTAGGGGATGTTTTATCTATGGCGATGGTTTACCGCGACCTAGATCGAATGGACATTGTGCGGAACCTTGTTGGGCGAATTTCTTTCGATGATGTTTTTAACAACATAAAAGAATACGATGATTCTGATGTTCCCACTTATGTCGCGCTATTAATTTATGTCGGTGATGTCGATTTAGCCTCTAAGTTGTTCAACCGATTTAGTAACATCGAAGGCTATCAGGAGGACGACTTCGATAAGTATTTACGCCTTAAGATTGCCTTATCGACTTCTCGCGATGCCGAACAGGTAAAACAGCTATTTGAAGAGTTTGAAGATGACGTTCACTTTTTGCCAATTATAAGGGCTGAGGACTGAGGTCAAAAGAAGATGACACGGGAGGAGTTGCCAGGTCCGAAGGGGCAAAAAAGGGGCGCTTCGTAAAAACATAAAAAATGCAACCGACCCCCACTCAGCTGTAAGCGTCCGAGGTACGACCTCCTATTCAGTTGGGGTTAAATCCGGTATATTGGCGGCATGGAATCACTGGATACTGAAGTCGTGGAAGATATGGAGAAGCGGGATGACCGTGGCCGTCGCTTAATAAGCAAGGAGCAGTGGGCGGAGCTTTTGTCTGCTTACGATTCCAGCGGGCTTACTCAGCGTAATTTTTGTCGGCGCGAAGGGCTCAACTTCAACAGTTTCTTTTATCAGCTCTCGCGTCGGCGGAAGAAGGCATTGCCTAAGGAAGCGCCGACTCCGAAGTTTCGCCAGCTACAGCTCAGTTCCGGACATAAAAATAGGGACAGGCTAATAATACTTGACAACGACTTCAATTTGAGTGATTTCCTTATCTAAGCATGCGAACCCGAAGGCTAAAAGTACTTGGTAGCGATGCGACC of the Coraliomargarita sinensis genome contains:
- the tnpA gene encoding IS66 family insertion sequence element accessory protein TnpA, encoding MESLDTEVVEDMEKRDDRGRRLISKEQWAELLSAYDSSGLTQRNFCRREGLNFNSFFYQLSRRRKKALPKEAPTPKFRQLQLSSGHKNRDRLIILDNDFNLSDFLI